A genomic window from Triticum urartu cultivar G1812 chromosome 7, Tu2.1, whole genome shotgun sequence includes:
- the LOC125522659 gene encoding histone H3.3-like, translating to MARTKQTARKSTGGKAPRKQLATKAARKSAPTTGGVKKPHRYRLGTVALREIRKYQKSTELLIRKLPFQRLVREIAQDFKTDLRF from the exons ATGGCTCGTACTAAGCAGACTGCTCGTAAGTCCACTGGAGGAAAGGCTCCTAGGAAGCAGCTAGCCACCAAG GCTGCCCGTAAGTCTGCTCCCACAACTGGAGGAGTGAAGAAGCCTCACCGTTACCGCCTTGGAACTGTTGCTCTTCG TGAGATCCGCAAGTACCAGAAGAGCACGGAGCTGCTCATCAGGAAGCTTCCATTCCAGAGGCTTGTTAGGGAGATTGCCCAGGACTTCAAG